A window of the Brassica napus cultivar Da-Ae chromosome A2, Da-Ae, whole genome shotgun sequence genome harbors these coding sequences:
- the LOC106415765 gene encoding auxin-responsive protein IAA9-like, with the protein MVSILGNLLKKCYWRKSCRVHHQLASREHNYLGLSDCSSSSVGSSTLSGLDDKAAISLKATELTLGLPARETDEKPFFPLVPSKDEVSLKKRGFSDAMDKSKSSVYTEKNWMFPEGVAANQCVMKKEATQNMPKGQIVGWPPVRSYRKNTLATTCKNSDEVDGKPGSAAALFVKVSMDGAPYLRKVDLRSYTNYMELSSALEKMFTTFTLGQCGANGAAGKDKLCETKLKDLLNGKDYVLTYEDKDGDWMLVGDVPWEMFIDVCKKLKIMKGSDAIGLAAAPRAMEKSKMRA; encoded by the exons atggtttctattttaggaaaccTTTTAAAGAAATGTTACTGGAGGAAGAGCTGCAGAGTTCATCACCAGCTAGCGTCTCGGGAGCATAACTACCTGGGCCTCTCTGACTGTTCCTCTTCCTCTGTTGGAAGCTCGACTCTCTCTGGCCTTGATGACAAAGCTGCTATTAGCCTGAAAGCTACGGAGCTGACGCTTGGCCTTCCTGCCAGAGAGACCGATGAGAAGCCTTTCTTTCCTTTGGTTCCTTCCAAAGATGAGGTTTCCTTGAAGAAAAGAGGCTTCTCTGATGCAATGGATAAGTCTAAAAGTTCGGTTTATACTGAGAAAAACTGGATGTTTCCTGAAGGGGTAGCAGCTAACCAATGTGTAATGAAGAAGGAGGCGACGCAGAACATGCCCAAGGGACAG ATTGTTGGTTGGCCTCCAGTGAGATCCTACAGGAAGAACACGTTGGCCACCACTTGTAAGAACAGTGATGAGGTTGATGGGAAGCCAGGTTCCGCGGCGGCCCTCTTCGTGAAGGTCAGCATGGATGGTGCTCCTTATCTGAGGAAAGTTGACCTGAGGAGCTACACTAACTACATGGAGCTTTCTTCAGCCTTGGAGAAAATGTTCACCACTTTTACTCTTG GTCAATGTGGAGCTAACGGAGCTGCAGGGAAGGATAAGCTCTGTGAGACCAAACTCAAGGATCTTCTGAATGGAAAAGACTATGTGCTCACGTATGAGGACAAGGATGGAGACTGGATGCTTGTTGGAGATGTTCCATGGGA GATGTTTATTGATGTCTGCAAGAAGCTGAAGATAATGAAAGGCTCTGATGCCATTGGTTTAG CTGCAGCTCCGAGAGCAATGGAGAAATCGAAGATGAGAGCTTGA
- the LOC106405841 gene encoding probable E3 ubiquitin-protein ligase WAVH2, with protein MVFGWRKAFCTSFPSNQDKSHQSSSDLLHTDPPIPTPRLRSKFGFFSNPSTPRLRSRGGGGGNGCRSVASTAAATPSLPTSPRLQCRTTSNATPRTSNPSTPKFLSNPSSPKSSSPSSHAGVSLLRATLLLNHSNSNRCGICLQRVHSDQINSTAIFTAECSHSFHLSCAVRLQDKRCPFCSTAWSHAPRKDPPTANFGSDPIRKPGIREIKTGKSLRVYNDDEPLAYSPVSLARFNTILESDENDDVEEDDEFPGFFPDSSITPAASISGNLEVQLLPESAVVETGKRIETHAVVMKVKASPMRDAVRARRPSIDLVTVLDLSGGGANLPTVKHAMRLVISLLREMDRLSIVVFSAGSKRLMPLRRMTAKGRGSARRIVDSLGGVEATGGGGMSVSDALKKAVKVVEDRRERNPTASVLVLSDGQDQPEAVLKARLSSTRVPFVVSTTRLSRPMIFVHSVWIASPSALQYAPLRDAFTERVAALFNVVLHDVKLNLGLVSASPLTEISAVYSLTGRPESFGSGSAVVVGDLFAEEEREYLVELRVPTSSSGSHRVMSVRSSVVDPATLQPFPCPNEKRFLIPRPQTVRFVSASIERLRSRHSVCRAVAESRKMIERGDLAGAYEVLTAARSNALDENDSLKSLDAELAELNRLKPRDGTANRAEEEKTEQLTPTSAWRAAEKLAKVAIMRKHLNRVSDMHGLENARF; from the exons ATGGTGTTTGGTTGGAGAAAAGCGTTCTGCACATCCTTTCCTAGTAATCAAGACAAATCTCATCAATCATCATCAGACCTTCTCCACACTGATCCACCTATTCCCACACCAAGACTCCGATCAAAGTTCGGTTTTTTCTCAAACCCATCAACTCCCCGCCTCCGATCTCGCGGCGGAGGTGGTGGAAACGGATGCCGCTCCGTCGCTTCAACCGCAGCCGCTACTCCATCTCTTCCCACTAGTCCCAGACTCCAATGCAGGACTACAAGCAATGCTACTCCGAGGACAAGTAACCCCTCGACTCCTAAGTTTCTCTCTAACCCTTCTTCTCCCAAatcatcttctccttcctccCACGCCGGCGTCTCTCTCCTCCGTGCTACACTTCTCCTCAACCAC AGTAATAGTAACAGATGTGGGATATGTCTACAGAGAGTTCACTCCGACCAAATCAATTCGACGGCGATTTTCACGGCGGAGTGTTCACATTCGTTCCACCTCTCTTGCGCCGTTAGATTACAAGACAAGCGCTGTCCTTTCTGTTCCACCGCGTGGAGTCACGCTCCGAGGAAAGATCCCCCGACTGCGAATTTCGGATCCGACCCGATTAGAAAACCCGGGATCCGAGAAATCAAAACCGGGAAGTCGCTGAGAGTGTACAACGACGACGAGCCGTTAGCTTACTCGCCCGTCTCTCTCGCTCGGTTCAACACTATACTAGAATCAGACGAAAACGACGACGTAGAGGAAGACGACGAGTTCCCCGGATTCTTCCCCGATTCTTCGATCACGCCGGCGGCTTCGATCTCCGGGAACCTCGAGGTTCAATTGCTGCCGGAATCCGCCGTGGTGGAGACCGGGAAAAGGATCGAGACGCACGCCGTCGTCATGAAAGTGAAGGCCTCGCCGATGAGGGACGCCGTTAGAGCGCGGCGGCCGTCGATTGATCTGGTGACGGTTCTCGATCTGAGCGGCGGCGGAGCGAATTTGCCGACGGTTAAGCACGCGATGAGGCTGGTGATCTCTCTCCTCCGGGAGATGGATCGGCTCTCGATCGTCGTGTTCTCGGCGGGGTCGAAACGGTTGATGCCGTTACGGCGGATGACGGCGAAGGGACGGGGGTCGGCGAGGAGGATCGTGGACTCGCTCGGCGGAGTTGAAGCCACCGGCGGCGGAGGGATGAGCGTTAGCGACGCGTTGAAGAAAGCGGTTAAAGTCGTTGAGGATCGGCGGGAGAGGAATCCAACGGCGAGCGTTTTGGTTTTATCCGACGGTCAGGATCAACCGGAGGCGGTTTTGAAAGCTAGGCTAAGCTCCACGCGCGTGCCGTTCGTCGTTTCCACCACTCGCTTGTCTCGTCCAATGATCTTTGTTCACTCGGTTTGGATCGCGTCTCCAAGCGCGTTGCAGTACGCGCCTCTTCGGGACGCGTTCACGGAGCGAGTCGCTGCTTTGTTCAACGTGGTTTTGCATGACGTGAAGCTTAATCTAGGTTTGGTCTCCGCATCCCCGTTGACCGAGATCTCAGCGGTTTACTCTTTAACGGGCAGACCCGAGAGTTTCGGATCCGGGTCGGCCGTTGTCGTCGGGGATCTGTTCgcggaggaggagagagaatatCTCGTTGAGCTCAGAGTACCGACTTCTTCGAGCGGGTCCCACCGTGTGATGTCCGTACGGTCTTCGGTCGTTGACCCCGCGACGCTTCAGCCGTTTCCTTGTCCGAACGAAAAACGGTTTTTGATCCCGCGGCCACAGACCGTCCGATTCGTCTCTGCTAGCATCGAACGGTTGAGGAGTCGACACTCTGTCTGCCGCGCTGTAGCTGAGTCACGTAAGATGATTGAGCGTGGTGATTTAGCCGGAGCCTATGAGGTTTTAACAGCGGCTCGGTCAAACGCGTTGGATGAGAATGATAGCTTAAAGAGCTTGGACGCTGAGTTAGCCGAGCTAAACCGGTTGAAACCGAGAGACGGTACAGCAAACCGAGCCGAAGAGGAGAAAACCGAGCAACTGACGCCGACTTCGGCTTGGAGAGCCGCTGAGAAATTGGCGAAAGTGGCTATCATGAGGAAGCATTTAAACCGAGTCAGCGACATGCACGGCTTGGAAAACGCCAGATTTTAA
- the LOC125588937 gene encoding phosphoenolpyruvate carboxykinase (ATP) 2-like isoform X1 translates to MAGNGNTDGEFSFSAAAARDALPRITTEKGAKSTTSSDVCHDDTASRGNFQTIDQLHSLQKKRSAPTTPLKEGGGVVMGTSGPTTPVSGESMLQSVSASLASLTRETGPKLIRGDPTSAAKVAHVPQTPTSVPAADVSDSSLKFTHVLHNLSPAGNHPKRSPSSLTRFDYIFYKTKRHILNFMVAELYEQAIKYEKGSFVTSTGALATLSGAKTGRSPKDKRVVKDETTASELWWGKGSPNIEMDEQSFLVNRERAVDYLNSLDKVFVNDQYLNWDPENRIKVRIVSARAYHSLFMHNMCIRATPEELENFGTPDFTIYNAGKFPCNRFTHYMTSSTSVDINLGRREMVILGTQYAGEMKKGLFGVMHYLMPKRKILSLHSGCNMGKDGDVALFFGLSGTGKTTLSTDHNRYLIGDDEHCWSETGVSNIEGGCYAKCIDLSREKEPDIWNAIKFGTVLENVVFDEHTREVDYTDKSVTENTRAAYPIEYIPNSKIPCVGPHPKNVILLACDAFGVLPPVSKLDLAQTMYHFISGYTALVAGTEEGVKEPKATFSACFGAAFIMLHPTKYAAMLAEKMQAQGATGWLVNTGWSGGSYGSGSRIKLAYTRKIIDAIHSGSLLNATYQKTEIFGLEIPNEVEGVPSEILEPMNAWEDKVVYKDTLLKLAGLFRNNFETFRSHKIGEDGKLTEEILAAGPNF, encoded by the exons ATGGCGGGAAACGGAAACACTGACGGAGAATTCAGTTTCTCGGCTGCGGCTGCGCGTGATGCGCTTCCTCGGATCACCACGGAGAAGGGAGCCAAGTCTACGACGTCGAGTGACGTGTGCCACGACGACACCGCGTCACGAGGCAACTTTCAGACCATCGATCAGCTCCACAGTCTCCAGAAGAAACGATCTGCACCGACCACTCCTCTCAAAGAAGGAGGTGGCGTAGTGATGGGAACCAGTGGCCCTACCACTCCTGTCTCCGGTGAGAGTATGCTTCAATCAGTCAG TGCATCGTTGGCTTCGTTGACGAGAGAGACAGGACCGAAGCTAATCAGAGGAGATCCGACGTCGGCGGCTAAAGTGGCACACGTGCCACAAACTCCTACGTCAGTTCCTGCTGCTGACGTCAGCGACAGTTCTCTGAAATTCACTCACGTCCTTCACAACCTCTCTCCCGCAGGTAACCATCCAAAACGCAGCCCATCTTCATTAACAAGATTTGATtacatattttacaaaacaaaacgtCACATTTTGAATTTTATGGTTGCAGAATTGTACGAGCAGGCGATAAAATATGAGAAAGGATCGTTCGTGACTTCCACCGGTGCGTTGGCCACTTTGTCGGGAGCCAAAACTGGTCGGTCtcctaaagacaagcgtgtaGTTAAGGATGAGACAACTGCGTCCGAGCTCTGGTGGGGAAA AGGATCACCAAATATCGAAATGGATGAACAAAGTTTTTTGGTGAACCGAGAAAGAGCTGTTGATTACTTGAACTCTTTGGACAAG GTGTTTGTGAATGATCAATATCTAAACTGGGACCCAGAGAACAGAATCAAAGTCAGAATAGTATCAGCAAGAGCTTACCATTCACTTTTCATGCACAACATGTGTATCCGTGCAACACCTGAAGAGCTAGAGAATTTCGGGACACCTGATTTCACGATCTACAACGCTGGAAAATTCCCATGTAACCGTTTCACTCACTACATGACATCATCGACAAGTGTCGACATAAACCTAGGAAGAAGAGAGATGGTGATTCTAGGGACACAATATGCTGGAGAAATGAAGAAAGGACTCTTCGGTGTGATGCATTATCTGATGCCTAAGAGAAAGATTTTGTCTCTTCACTCCGGTTGTAACATGGGGAAAGATGGAGATGTTGCTCTCTTTTTCGGTTTATCTGGAACCGGAAAGACTACATTGTCTACCGATCATAACCGATATTTGATTGGAGATGATGAGCACTGTTGGAGTGAGACTGGAGTCTCGAATATTGAAGGTGGTTGTTACGCGAAATGCATTGATTTATCGAGGGAGAAAGAGCCTGATATCTGGAATGCTATCAAATTCGGAACTG TTTTGGAGAATGTTGTGTTTGATGAGCACACAAGAGAAGTGGATTATACAGACAAATCAGTGACGGAGAACACACGTGCGGCTTATCCTATTGAGTATATCCCTAACTCAAAGATACCGTGCGTTGGACCACACCCTAAGAACGTGATCCTATTGGCTTGTGATGCTTTTGGTGTGCTGCCGCCAGTCAGCAAGCTGGATCTTGCTCAGACTATGTATCATTTCATCAGTGGATACACTGCTCTC GTTGCGGGAACAGAGGAAGGAGTTAAGGAGCCAAAAGCGACTTTTTCGGCTTGTTTTGGTGCTGCTTTCATTATGCTTCACCCAACCAAATATGCAGCTATGTTAGCCGAGAAAATGCAAGCTCAAGGAGCCACCGGTTGGCTTGTTAACACCGGCTGGTCTGGTGGAAG CTATGGATCTGGAAGTCGAATCAAGTTGGCATATACAAGAAAGATTATTGATGCTATACATTCGGGTAGTCTCTTGAATGCAACTTATCAGAAAACTGAGATTTTTGGTTTGGAGATTCCAAATGAAGTTGAAGGAGTGCCTTCTGAGATTTTGGAGCCTATGAATGCA TGGGAAGACAAAGTGGTTTATAAGGACACATTGTTGAAGTTGGCTGGTTTGTTTAGAAACAATTTTGAGACATTCAGAAGTCATAAGATCGGAGAAGATGGAAAGTTGACTGAAGAGATTCTTGCAGCTGGTCCAAACTTCTAA
- the LOC125588937 gene encoding phosphoenolpyruvate carboxykinase (ATP) 2-like isoform X2: MAGNGNTDGEFSFSAAAARDALPRITTEKGAKSTTSSDVCHDDTASRGNFQTIDQLHSLQKKRSAPTTPLKEGGGVVMGTSGPTTPVSGESMLQSVSASLASLTRETGPKLIRGDPTSAAKVAHVPQTPTSVPAADVSDSSLKFTHVLHNLSPAELYEQAIKYEKGSFVTSTGALATLSGAKTGRSPKDKRVVKDETTASELWWGKGSPNIEMDEQSFLVNRERAVDYLNSLDKVFVNDQYLNWDPENRIKVRIVSARAYHSLFMHNMCIRATPEELENFGTPDFTIYNAGKFPCNRFTHYMTSSTSVDINLGRREMVILGTQYAGEMKKGLFGVMHYLMPKRKILSLHSGCNMGKDGDVALFFGLSGTGKTTLSTDHNRYLIGDDEHCWSETGVSNIEGGCYAKCIDLSREKEPDIWNAIKFGTVLENVVFDEHTREVDYTDKSVTENTRAAYPIEYIPNSKIPCVGPHPKNVILLACDAFGVLPPVSKLDLAQTMYHFISGYTALVAGTEEGVKEPKATFSACFGAAFIMLHPTKYAAMLAEKMQAQGATGWLVNTGWSGGSYGSGSRIKLAYTRKIIDAIHSGSLLNATYQKTEIFGLEIPNEVEGVPSEILEPMNAWEDKVVYKDTLLKLAGLFRNNFETFRSHKIGEDGKLTEEILAAGPNF, from the exons ATGGCGGGAAACGGAAACACTGACGGAGAATTCAGTTTCTCGGCTGCGGCTGCGCGTGATGCGCTTCCTCGGATCACCACGGAGAAGGGAGCCAAGTCTACGACGTCGAGTGACGTGTGCCACGACGACACCGCGTCACGAGGCAACTTTCAGACCATCGATCAGCTCCACAGTCTCCAGAAGAAACGATCTGCACCGACCACTCCTCTCAAAGAAGGAGGTGGCGTAGTGATGGGAACCAGTGGCCCTACCACTCCTGTCTCCGGTGAGAGTATGCTTCAATCAGTCAG TGCATCGTTGGCTTCGTTGACGAGAGAGACAGGACCGAAGCTAATCAGAGGAGATCCGACGTCGGCGGCTAAAGTGGCACACGTGCCACAAACTCCTACGTCAGTTCCTGCTGCTGACGTCAGCGACAGTTCTCTGAAATTCACTCACGTCCTTCACAACCTCTCTCCCGCAG AATTGTACGAGCAGGCGATAAAATATGAGAAAGGATCGTTCGTGACTTCCACCGGTGCGTTGGCCACTTTGTCGGGAGCCAAAACTGGTCGGTCtcctaaagacaagcgtgtaGTTAAGGATGAGACAACTGCGTCCGAGCTCTGGTGGGGAAA AGGATCACCAAATATCGAAATGGATGAACAAAGTTTTTTGGTGAACCGAGAAAGAGCTGTTGATTACTTGAACTCTTTGGACAAG GTGTTTGTGAATGATCAATATCTAAACTGGGACCCAGAGAACAGAATCAAAGTCAGAATAGTATCAGCAAGAGCTTACCATTCACTTTTCATGCACAACATGTGTATCCGTGCAACACCTGAAGAGCTAGAGAATTTCGGGACACCTGATTTCACGATCTACAACGCTGGAAAATTCCCATGTAACCGTTTCACTCACTACATGACATCATCGACAAGTGTCGACATAAACCTAGGAAGAAGAGAGATGGTGATTCTAGGGACACAATATGCTGGAGAAATGAAGAAAGGACTCTTCGGTGTGATGCATTATCTGATGCCTAAGAGAAAGATTTTGTCTCTTCACTCCGGTTGTAACATGGGGAAAGATGGAGATGTTGCTCTCTTTTTCGGTTTATCTGGAACCGGAAAGACTACATTGTCTACCGATCATAACCGATATTTGATTGGAGATGATGAGCACTGTTGGAGTGAGACTGGAGTCTCGAATATTGAAGGTGGTTGTTACGCGAAATGCATTGATTTATCGAGGGAGAAAGAGCCTGATATCTGGAATGCTATCAAATTCGGAACTG TTTTGGAGAATGTTGTGTTTGATGAGCACACAAGAGAAGTGGATTATACAGACAAATCAGTGACGGAGAACACACGTGCGGCTTATCCTATTGAGTATATCCCTAACTCAAAGATACCGTGCGTTGGACCACACCCTAAGAACGTGATCCTATTGGCTTGTGATGCTTTTGGTGTGCTGCCGCCAGTCAGCAAGCTGGATCTTGCTCAGACTATGTATCATTTCATCAGTGGATACACTGCTCTC GTTGCGGGAACAGAGGAAGGAGTTAAGGAGCCAAAAGCGACTTTTTCGGCTTGTTTTGGTGCTGCTTTCATTATGCTTCACCCAACCAAATATGCAGCTATGTTAGCCGAGAAAATGCAAGCTCAAGGAGCCACCGGTTGGCTTGTTAACACCGGCTGGTCTGGTGGAAG CTATGGATCTGGAAGTCGAATCAAGTTGGCATATACAAGAAAGATTATTGATGCTATACATTCGGGTAGTCTCTTGAATGCAACTTATCAGAAAACTGAGATTTTTGGTTTGGAGATTCCAAATGAAGTTGAAGGAGTGCCTTCTGAGATTTTGGAGCCTATGAATGCA TGGGAAGACAAAGTGGTTTATAAGGACACATTGTTGAAGTTGGCTGGTTTGTTTAGAAACAATTTTGAGACATTCAGAAGTCATAAGATCGGAGAAGATGGAAAGTTGACTGAAGAGATTCTTGCAGCTGGTCCAAACTTCTAA
- the LOC125588939 gene encoding transcription factor RAX3-like, which produces MGRAPCCDKANVKKGPWSPEEDAKLKDYIESSGTGGNWIALPQKIGLRRCGKSCRLRWLNYLRPNIKHGGFSEEEDNIICNLYVTIGSRWSIIAAQLPGRTDNDIKNYWNTRLKKKLLNKQRKEFQEARMKQEMVMMKRQQQGQGQCQSNGSTDLYLNNMFRSSPWPLLPHLPPPHSQVPLVMMEPTSCNYYQPTPSCALEQKPLIPLKNMVKIEAEPERSNPDHHYPEDSMTNSFDLSFSQLLLDPNYYLESGGGEGEFALMSRSTNSPLPNTSSDHHQHQKEITQWFGSSNFQTEAINDVFLNNNNLANFETNDENAKLYANSSVAGAGAAFAGGTTSTSADQSTISWEDITSLVNSDDARYFNGPNNV; this is translated from the exons ATGGGAAGAGCACCGTGTTGTGACAAGGCTAACGTGAAGAAAGGGCCTTGGTCTCCTGAAGAAGATGCAAAGCTCAAAGATTACATCGAGAGTAGTGGCACAGGAGGCAACTGGATCGCTTTGCCTCAGAAGATTG GTCTAAGGAGATGTGGGAAGAGTTGCAGACTAAGGTGGCTTAACTATTTGAGACCTAACATCAAACATGGTGGCTTCTCTGAGGAAGAGGACAACATCATTTGTAACCTCTATGTTACTATTGGTAGCAG gtggTCTATAATTGCTGCACAATTGCCTGGAAGAACAGACAACGATATCAAGAACTATTGGAACACGAggctgaagaagaagcttcttaacaaacaaagaaaagagTTCCAAGAAGCTCGGATGAAGCAAGAGATGGTGATGATGAAACGACAGCAACAAGGACAAGGACAATGCCAAAGTAATGGTAGTACGGATCTTTATCTGAACAACATGTTTAGATCATCACCATGGCCATTACTGCctcatcttcctcctcctcatAGTCAAGTACCTCTTGTGATGATGGAACCAACAAGCTGCAATTACTACCAACCGACACCGTCTTGCGCATTAGAACAAAAGCCATTGATCCCACTCAAGAACATGGTCAAGATTGAAGCAGAACCGGAGAGATCAAACCCTGATCATCATTATCCGGAAGACTCAATGACAAACTCTTTTGATCTTTCCTTCTCTCAGCTTTTGTTAGATCCTAATTACTACCTGGAAtcaggaggaggagaaggagagtTTGCTCTCATGAGTAGAAGTACGAACTCTCCATTACCAAACACAAGTAGTGATCACCATCAACATCAAAAAGAGATTACTCAATGGTTTGGGAGTAGTAATTTTCAGACAGAAGCTATCAATGATGTGTTCTTAAACAACAACAACTTAGCGAATTTTGAGACCAACGACGAGAACGCAAAACTATATGCAAACTCATCAGTAGCCGGAGCTGGAGCAGCGTTTGCCGGAGGAACGACGAGTACATCGGCTGATCAAAGCACAATAAGTTGGGAGGACATAACCTCTCTTGTTAACTCCGATGATGCAAGATACTTCAATGGGCCAAataatgtgtaa